Genomic DNA from Haloarcula marina:
CGCGCCCGTTCAAGCCCCTTGCTATCTCTCGCTACCGCACGTCCTCGCGCGCCCGGTACAGCGTCTCGCCGCCGTCGAGTTGCTCCCGGTCGACGGGAACCGCTGGCTGGTCGCCGCCGAGGGTCGTGAACCAGCAGGCGGCGTCGACCCGGCGGGCGATAACACGAAGGGGCCGGTGGAGTTCCGGCGGGAGGTTCCGCGCGAACACGATGTCGGCGTCCTCGTACACCGAGAGGGTCGGGTCGGTCACGTCGTCGACGACGAAGGTGACGCCGTCCGGAACCGGCCGTTCGTGGATGTCCGTCGCGGTCACGCTGACCCCGCGGGCGGCGAGTTCGGCGGCCACCGACGGACGGTTGCCGACCCCGACTTCCACGACGCCGTCGGCGTCAGACAACCGACCGACGAGGGCACGGTCGGCGTCGTTCACGGCGGGATATTTATGCGCCACCGTCTCATACGTTTCGCCATGCACGTCGACATCGTACCGGTGGGCGAAGTCTCCGCCCAAGTGAAACGCGAGGCGTCGGACGGCCTCCGCGGGACCTACGACTGTGAGGTCACGATGCACGAACCCCAGTCGATTCCCGCCGGTGCGTACGATGGCGACCGGGACCAGTACCGCGCCGAGGAGTTCATCGACCTCGCGAGGCGCGTCGGGTCCGGCGAGAAGAACATCGCCATCACGCCGAAAGACCTCTTCTACCGCCGCCGCAACTACGTCTTCGGACTCGCCTACCTCGGCGGGTCCGGTAGCGTCATCTCCACGTACCGCCTCCAGACGTCCTCCGACGGCGGCTTTTCGAACCGCTCGGCCGGGGAGATTTTCGCCGCCCGCGTCCGCAAGGAAGTCGTCCACGAAATCGGCCACACGCTCGGACTGGAACACTGCGACAACAAGCGCTGCGTGATGAACTTCTCGCCGACGGTCCGACAGGTCGACGTGAAGGAAGCGTCCCTGTGTGGGTCCTGCCAGCGCCACGTCCTCTAACGGCCGCACCTCCCCGAGGACCGGCCCCCAACTTAGTTAGGTAGAGTATCTAACACGCACTATCGCATACCTCCGAGTGCGATGAGTAAGAGTCAGTCCAGCGACCGAGTTGCGGAGTTAGGTGACATCTTCGTCTCGGTCACCGGCGACGAATCGGTCACCGAACAGCAAGACGGCGACTCCCCCGACCGCGAACTCCGCCCGGACGAGGAGTTCGACCCGGCGGAGGTCGCGGACGGACTCGACGACGCCGTCGCCGGGTCCGAGACCGGCGACACGTCCGACCCCGCTGCGTAAGGTCCTGCGGCAATCGTTATCGTCCACCGTTTCAGTTTTCAGCGCGCGTCGCCGCACGTCTCGCGTCGCTCAACTGCTGTCGATTCCGGAACGATTGAACGCGGCCGCGAGCGTGTAGCCACCGTAGAAGCCGAGCGTGTGAATCCCCACCTCGGTAGCGAAGTCGGCGACGGTCTGGATGTCCTTGAAGTGGATGAACAGCGCGTCGGTGCCCACGACGACAGTCGTGAGGACGAGACAGACCAGCAACCGCCGCACGCTGAACAGATAGCTCGACCGGAGGAAACTGCGCATGGAGGTGGTCGTGCTTGTGACGGCACAGCGAATAGGCTTTCTCACGTCGTCGTGCCGGTCCACCGCCTCGTCTACTGGTTCGGACTGTAGTAGTACTCGCCCGCGTTCTTCTGCTTGCGGTCGAGTTGGGACCCGGGCTTGTTGATGCGCGGCCGGGACGTGCGCTCGTCGCGACGGAACGTGATGTCGAGGTTCGAGAGGAACTCGTTCATCCCCTCGCGCATCCCCTGTGGCGGCGCGGCGTGGCCGCTCTTGGCGGGTTCGCCGTCGAAGACGAGCAAGCGGTCTGCCAGCAGGTCGATCATGTAGATGTCGTGGTCGATGACCATCGCCGTGGCGTCGTGGTTCTCGGCGTAGCGGCGAATCGCCGACGTGGCGAGCACACGCTGTTCGACGTCGAGGTGGGCCGACGGTTCGTCGAGCAGGTAAAGGTCGGCCTCCTTCGAGAGGCAGGCCGCGATGGCGACGCGCTGGCGCTCCCCGCCCGAGAGGTCGGTCAGTTGCTGCTCCATCACGGCGTCGAGTTGGAGCGGTTGGGCGATTTCGGTGTTCCAGTACGAGGAACCGAAGTCGTCGGTAATCGTCGAGAGGAACGCGTCGACGCGCATCTGCTGGTCGATGTCGATGTACTGGGGCTTGTAGGCGATGTCGAGGTCCGCCTCGACGCTACCCGCGGTGGGTTCCAGACGCCCGGCCAGCATCTTCGCGAACGTCGACTTCCCGATACCGTTCGGGCCGACTACGCCGAGGACTTCGCTCTCGCGGATGGTCCCGGCCTCGACTTCCAGCGAGAACTCGCCCTCGCCGTAGCTCTTGGCGAGGTCGGGGTACTCGATGACCACGTCGCCGGTCGACTCGGTCCGGGGCGCGTGTTCCTCGAACTCGATTTCGGTCTGCCGGATGCGCATGTTCTCGTTCTCCAAGTACCCGGAGAGGTACTCGTTGATGCCGTTCTTCGTGGACTTCGGCGAGGTGATAATACCGAACGCGCCGGGCGACCCGTAGGCGACGTTGATGTTGTCCGCGAGCAAGTCGAGGATGGCGAGGTCGTGTTCGACGACCAGCATCGAGCGGTCGCCCTCCTCGGCGAGTTCGCGGATGAGGCGGGCGGCGGTCATCCGCTGACCGATGTCCAGATACGGCGTAATCTCGTCGAGGAAGTAGAAGTCCGCGTCCCGTGCCAGCGTCGCCACCAGCGCGACACGCTGGAGTTCGCCGCCCGAGAGGTCGTCGATGTGATTGTCGACGACCGGGCGGATGCCCGTCCGCTCGATGAGGTAGTCGAGTTCGCCGCGCTCGTCGGTCCGTTCGAGCAGTTCGCGGGCCTTCCCGTCGAACTGGTCGGGGATGCGGTCGACGTACTGCGGCTTGCGGGCGACGGTCACGTCGCCGTCGCGCATCTGTTCGAGGTAGTCCTGCAGGGCGGTCCCGCGGTACTCGTCGAGAATCTCGTCCCAGCCCGGTTGCTCGCCGTACCGGCCGAGGTTCGGGGCCATCTCGTCGGCGAGGATGCGGACGGCGGTGGTCTTCCCGATGCCGTTCGGCCCGAGAATCCCCGTGACCTGCCCCTCTTGGGGGGTGGGGAGGCCGTACAGCGCGAAGGCGTTCTCCCCGTAGCGGTGGACCGGTTCCTCGGTCAACTCCTGTGGGAGGTTGATGATTTCGATGGCGTCGAAGGGGCACTTGTTGACGCAGATGCCGCAGGACTCGCCCAGACATATCTCCTCGGAGATGCGGACCTGGTCGGGTTTCCCCTCGAACTCCTCGTCTTCCTCGTAGGCGTCGCCGCGCTTGACGATGCACTCTTTCCCGCTCCGGTTGGGCGGGCAGTAGTTCATACACTCGTAGTTACAGCGGTCGGGTTGGCACCGCTCTAAGTCGACGACTGCGATACTGTCCTCGGCCATGATTAGACCCCTGCCGTCAGGAGGATGCCCCACGAGACGAACCAGAGCGCGAAGGTCATGAACGCGATGTAGAGCACGTCTTTCGTGGAGAGGTCGTCGGGCCCGATGCCGATGACGCGAAGAATCGGGAACTGTGCGAGGACGGCGGCCGCCACGACGAGGACGCCCGTGACGTCCGCCGCACCCGATGCGACGGCATTCGACACGAACGCCGCCGCGATGCCCGCGACAGCCGTGATGGTCGTGACAGTGAGCCCCCGCATGTGAGAGCTCATGCCGTCCGCCGTATCCGTAGCCATACCCTGTGTTCGTCCACCCTCCACCAAAAGGGGCGCGGTTCAGTACGTCCCTCGGGGACTGGCCATCGTCTGCAGGCGCCGAAACCCACCCGACAGCCCCCGTGTGCCGCCGCGAGCGCCCGTCTGTCGACCCAACTCCTCAATCTTTATGCATCCGGCGACACTCGGTGGGAGTAATGACGGAATCCGACGGGGAGGCAATCGCAGACCTTCCACCGAGCGCGAAGCTCGTTTACAAGGTGTTGGAGTACGACGGTCCGCTGACCCAGAAAGGTATCGTGGAGGAGTCGATGCTCTCTGCACGTACCGTCCGCTACGCGCTCGAACGACTCGACGAGGTCGGTGTCATCGAAGAAGACGTGTACTTCGCCGACGCGCGACAGAACCTCTACGAGATAACCGAACAACCGGCCGAACAGGCCGACGCCCCCGTCTCCGACTGACCCGGGGCTACTTCGCTTCTCTCACGATATACCCGCAGGCCGGACAGTCCTGCCGTTCGTCGTCGAACCGCAGACCGCAGAGCGCACACTCGTAGACTGTTCCTCGGTCGAACCGGTCCCGGAACCGGTCTCTGAGTTGTTGCTGGAGGCGCATC
This window encodes:
- a CDS encoding UPF0146 family protein codes for the protein MNDADRALVGRLSDADGVVEVGVGNRPSVAAELAARGVSVTATDIHERPVPDGVTFVVDDVTDPTLSVYEDADIVFARNLPPELHRPLRVIARRVDAACWFTTLGGDQPAVPVDREQLDGGETLYRAREDVR
- a CDS encoding archaemetzincin family Zn-dependent metalloprotease, translated to MHVDIVPVGEVSAQVKREASDGLRGTYDCEVTMHEPQSIPAGAYDGDRDQYRAEEFIDLARRVGSGEKNIAITPKDLFYRRRNYVFGLAYLGGSGSVISTYRLQTSSDGGFSNRSAGEIFAARVRKEVVHEIGHTLGLEHCDNKRCVMNFSPTVRQVDVKEASLCGSCQRHVL
- a CDS encoding ribosome biogenesis/translation initiation ATPase RLI gives rise to the protein MAEDSIAVVDLERCQPDRCNYECMNYCPPNRSGKECIVKRGDAYEEDEEFEGKPDQVRISEEICLGESCGICVNKCPFDAIEIINLPQELTEEPVHRYGENAFALYGLPTPQEGQVTGILGPNGIGKTTAVRILADEMAPNLGRYGEQPGWDEILDEYRGTALQDYLEQMRDGDVTVARKPQYVDRIPDQFDGKARELLERTDERGELDYLIERTGIRPVVDNHIDDLSGGELQRVALVATLARDADFYFLDEITPYLDIGQRMTAARLIRELAEEGDRSMLVVEHDLAILDLLADNINVAYGSPGAFGIITSPKSTKNGINEYLSGYLENENMRIRQTEIEFEEHAPRTESTGDVVIEYPDLAKSYGEGEFSLEVEAGTIRESEVLGVVGPNGIGKSTFAKMLAGRLEPTAGSVEADLDIAYKPQYIDIDQQMRVDAFLSTITDDFGSSYWNTEIAQPLQLDAVMEQQLTDLSGGERQRVAIAACLSKEADLYLLDEPSAHLDVEQRVLATSAIRRYAENHDATAMVIDHDIYMIDLLADRLLVFDGEPAKSGHAAPPQGMREGMNEFLSNLDITFRRDERTSRPRINKPGSQLDRKQKNAGEYYYSPNQ
- a CDS encoding winged helix-turn-helix domain-containing protein, with the translated sequence MTESDGEAIADLPPSAKLVYKVLEYDGPLTQKGIVEESMLSARTVRYALERLDEVGVIEEDVYFADARQNLYEITEQPAEQADAPVSD